A window from Branchiostoma floridae strain S238N-H82 chromosome 16, Bfl_VNyyK, whole genome shotgun sequence encodes these proteins:
- the LOC118403832 gene encoding mannose-6-phosphate isomerase-like: MAEAKVFPLKCGTQLYLWGKKGRQSEVARLLESSPYQSGFSLNSETTYAELWMGTHRKSPCYVADTDKTLEAWIDEHPDCLGKKVREKFKGQLPFLMKVLSFDTALPLQAHPNKKHAEELFARHPEKYPDDNHKPEIAIALTPMRGMCGFRPLSEIAGYLKEIPELYEAIGAEVSEEFLSAAGASDAAHQKAALRSLKKCFRALMLCNDEVVAKLLAVMDKRINKEIAAGRDVTASNGELFLQLHRQYPADRGCFAIYLLNVVDIDPNQAIDVPVNEAHAYISGDCVEVLANGDNVVCGGLTDKQFSRLNDFETLSDMLRYDPAPCSDKIMQTKPDPADPNVVFYDPGIDDFAVAKIEIPSKTKSYVISRMSSASIVLVVKGDATGTNVTAGEPISFKRGAAIFISANQDVKLKISSRGLLMFRAYCPV; this comes from the exons ATGGCGGAAGCGAAAG TGTTTCCCCTGAAATGCGGGACCCAGCTGTACCTGTGGGGGAAGAAAGGGCGACAGAGCGAAGTGGCGCGGCTTTTGGAGTCCAGCCCGTACCAGTCCGGGTTTTCCCTCAACTCAGAAACAACCTACGCTGAG CTATGGATGGGGACCCACCGAAAGTCGCCATGTTACGTGGCTGACACGGACAAGACTCTGGAGGCCTGGATTGACGAACATCCGGACTGCCTGGGAAAGAAAGTGCGGGAAAAGTTCAAAGGTCAGCTGCCGTTCCTGATGAAGGTGCTGTCCTTCGACACGGCCCTGCCCCTACAGGCACATCCTAATAAG AAACACGCGGAGGAGCTGTTCGCGCGCCACCCCGAGAAGTACCCGGATGACAACCACAAGCCTGAGATCGCCATCGCTCTGACACCTATGCGGGGCATGTGCGGCTTCAGACCGCTCAGTGAGATAGCAGGCTACCTCAAGG AGATTCCGGAGTTGTACGAGGCGATAGGAGCCGAGGTGTCGGAGGAGTTCCTCTCGGCTGCAGGCGCGTCTGACGCCGCCCACCAGAAAGCGGCGCTCCGGTCCCTGAAGAAATGTTTCCGGGCCCTGATGCTCTGTAACGACGAGGTGGTCGCCAAGCTACTGGCTGTTATGGACAAGAGAATCAACAAAGAGA TTGCCGCAGGTCGGGATGTGACGGCCAGTAACGGTGAGCTGTTCCTTCAGCTGCACAGGCAGTACCCGGCCGATAGGGGGTGCTTCGCCATCTATCTGCTGAACGTGGTGGACATTGACCCCAACCAGGCCATCGACGTGCCTGTCAACGAGGCGCATGCCTACATTTCCGGAG ACTGTGTGGAGGTTCTGGCAAACGGAGACAACGTGGTGTGCGGCGGTCTGACAGACAAACAGTTCAGCCGCCTCAACGACTTCGAGACGCTGAGCGACATGCTCAG GTACGACCCCGCCCCGTGCTCCGACAAGATCATGCAGACCAAGCCGGACCCGGCCGACCCAAACGTCGTGTTCTACGATCCCGGCATCGACGACTTCGCCGTCGCCAAGATCGAG ATCCCGTCCAAGACCAAGTCCTACGTCATCTCGCGCATGAGCAGTGCCAGCATCGTACTGGTTGTCAAGGGCGACGCCACCGGCACCAACGTCACCGCCGGGGAACCAATCAGCTTCAAGCGCGGGGCCGCCATCTTCatctcagccaatcaggacgTGAAGCTGAAGATCAGCTCCAGGGGTCTCCTCATGTTCCGGGCCTACTGCCCCGTCTAG